From a region of the Lactuca sativa cultivar Salinas chromosome 4, Lsat_Salinas_v11, whole genome shotgun sequence genome:
- the LOC128133522 gene encoding uncharacterized protein LOC128133522, whose product MEDYLNGIDEELWNCISGKGLLPDNVQSIGQSTSSEEVAEQQIRLKNNEKRCMRELRGALPPVVYNYIRSCKIAKDIWITLKEKYQGSGKTKINYVKQCLVELKEFRQKDVETLKNYYDRLNELSYHCSRYGITRSLMEFNLTFIMVLRKEWRSSLGGPLALVSKVNEIDTGEKEVSDNEGFLMNSDDEAPFDPKGKPNDAKSGFIKVGGEEKKKLGKVEEKQKDAKAEKKLKGDFGINCHYYNGANHFAVDCMLRKKEEKKSKIKDEAYYSEKLEEVRAKAKGLSLVAKGESDEEESGTY is encoded by the exons atggaggattacttaaatggaattgatgaagagctTTGGAATTGTATCAGTGGAAAAGGTCTACTTCCTGATAATGTTCAATCAATTGGACAATCTACTTCTTCAGAAGAAGTTGCTGAACAACAGATTCGCTTGAAGAATAATGAGAAAAGGTGTATGAGAGAACTAAGAGGTGCTttgcctcctgtggtttacaattacattcgtagttgtaaaatagCCAAGGACATTTGGATCacactaaaagagaagtatcaaggtagcggaaagacgaagatcaattatGTTAAGCAGTGTcttgttgaacttaaggaattcagacaaaaggatgttgAAACTCTTAAaaactactatgatcgtctgaatgagcttagtTATCATTGCAGCAGATATGGAATCACAAGATCTCTGATGGAGTTCAATCTAACATTCATCATGGTTCTTCGCAAAGAATGGcgtagt AGTCTAGGAGGTCCTTTGGCTTTAGTTTCAAAGGTTAATGAAATTGATACTGGTGAAAAGGAAGTATCAGACAATGAAGGTTTCttaatgaattctgatgatgaagca cctttcgaTCCAAAAGGAAAGCCAAATGATGCAAAGAGTGGTTTTATAAAAGTTGGAGGTGAGGAAAAGAAGAAATTGGGAAAGGTTGAAGAAAAGCAGAAAGATGCGAAGGCAGAGAAGAAACTAAAAGGTGATTTTGGAATTAATTGTCATTACTATAATGGTGCAAATCACTTCGCAGTTGATtgtatgctgagaaagaaagaggagaagaaaagcaaaataaaagatgaagCCTACTACTCAGAGAAGCTTGAGGAGGTGCGTGCGAAGGCAAAAGGATTGTCATTAGTTGCAAAAGgagagtctgatgaagaagaaagtggaacttATTAG